CCGGACGCTTTTCTTCAGAAGCTTCTGAAAGTTCTTCTGATGCGAATGTCGCTCCATGAATTCCATCACGACCTGTTTTAGCACCAACGTACATAACTGTATTTCCAACACCAGCTGCGATCCCACGTTGAATATCTTTATGGTCAATTAAACCTACACACATTGCGTTTACTAATGGATTTCCTTCATAACAAGGGTCAAATTGAATTTCTCCCCCTACTGTTGGGATTCCGATACAGTTCCCATAACCAGCAATCCCTGCAACCACTTCTTCAAATAAATATTTACCGCGTTCAGATTGAAGTTCACCGAAGCGTAATGAATTCAACATTGCAATTGGGCGAGCACCCATTGAGAAAACGTCACGGATAATACCGCCTACGCCCGTTGCTGCACCTTGGTATGGTTCAATAGCAGATGGGTGATTATGTGATTCCATTTTAAATACAACCGCTTGCTCATCACCGATATCCACAATTCCCGCACCTTCACCAGGACCTTGAAGAACTTGAGGACCTTTTGTCGGGAATTTACGTAATACTGGCTTTGAATTTTTATAAGAACAGTGTTCAGACCACATAACAGAAAATAATCCTGTTTCAGTCCAGTTTGGAAGGCGGCCTAAAATTTTCTCCACCATTGCAAATTCTTCATCTGACATACCCATTCCAGCGTAAAGCTTTTGTTCTTTAATTTGCTCCTGTGTTGGCTCTAGACTAGCTGACATGTGATTCCCTCCACTGTTTTACAATTGATTTGAAAAGGTTTAGACCATCCGCGCTACCTAATAAATCACTAACTGCGCGTTCTGGGTGTGGCATCATCCCAAGGACATTTCCTCTTTCATTGATGATTCCTGCGATATCCTCTAAACTACCATTGGGATTTTCACCTGAATATGTAAATACAATTTGATTATTCGCTTTTAATTTTGCTAAAGTTTCTTCGTCACAGAAGTAATTTCCTTCTCCGTGAGCAATTGGAATATTTATGATTTGGCCATCTTCATATTGGCTCGTAAAAATTGTGTTATTATTTTCTACTTTTAACTGAACTGTACGACACATGAATTTAAGATTTTTATTTCGAAGTAATGCACCTGGAAGTAAACCTGCTTCCGTTAAAATTTGGAATCCGTTACATACTCCTAAAACTGGTTTTCCCGCTTCAGCGCACTTTTTTACTTCAGCCATTACGTTGGATTGGTTCGCCATTGCACCACAACGTAAATAGTCACCATAAGAGAAACCACCTGGAACTAAGATGCCATCAAAGTCACTTAAATCTGTTGCATCATGCCAAACATATTCCACTTCTTCTCCAAGCTCATCTTTAATAGCATGATACATATCGATGTCACAGTTTGACCCAGGGAAAACGAGTACTGCGAATTTCATAATTAGTTAGCCTCCTCGATTTCGTAACGGTAATCTTCAATCACTGTGTTTGTAAGAAGTTTTTCACACATTTCTTTTACTAACCCATCGATATCACGATCAGTATCGTCGATTTGCACTTCTAAATATTTTCCGATACGCACGTCACTAACCTCGTTGTATCCCATTTTCACTAAAGAGCCCTGCACAGCAGAACCTTGAGGATCTAACACACTTTCGCGTAATGTAACGTAAATTTTAACTTTAGTCATTTCTATTTACCTCCAAGTCTAGCAAGAATTATTTTATATACATCTGTTAAATTTCCTAAATCACGACGGAATACATCTTTATCAAGCTTTTGCTTTGTTTTTGCATCCCAAAGTCGACAAGTATCTGGGGATATTTCATCCGCCAACAAAACATTTCCATCCTTATCTCGACCAAATTCTAGTTTGAAATCTACTAATATTACATCTACTTCTTCAAAAATAGGTTTTAAAACTTCATTCACTTTTAAGCCTAATTCATATAAGGCAGCTGTTTCTTCTTTAGTTGCAATACCTAATATGTCGATATGTTCGTTGTTGATGAATGGGTCCCCTAATGTATCATCTTTATAGTAAAATTCAACAATTGTACGTTTAAGTGGCTGTCCTTCTTCTAGACCTAATCTTTTTGCTAGACTACCAGCTGCAATGTTTCGAACAACAACCTCAATTGGAATAATGTCAACTTTACGAACTAATTGCTCATTATCTGAAATACGTTCTACAAAATGCGATTCAATTCCATGTTCTTTTAACTTTTCAAAAATCAAAGTAGTAATTTGATTGTTCAAAATACCTTTACCTTCAATTTCTGCTTTCTTTTCACCATTAAAAGCTGTAGCACTATCTTTGTATTCAACATACAAAATATCTTCTTGTTCTGTAGTGTAAAGACGTTTCGCTTTACCTTCGTATAAAAGTTGACCTTTATTCATGACATATGCCTCCAGTTAAGTAGAGGGTGTGTAATTACACACCCACCTAAATATTCATTAATTTAATCCAAGTCGTTCAAAGATCATATCAACATTTTTAATGTGATAGTTGTAGTCGAAGCAATCCTCAATTTCCTCTGGAGAAAGCAATGAAGTAATCTTTTCATTTGCTTCTACTAATGTGCGGAATTGAATTTGTTCATCCCATGCACGTGCAGTAAGTGGTTGAACTGTATCATAAGCTTCTTCACGAACTAAACCTTTATCAATAAGCGCAAGTAAAATGCGTTGAGAGTAAATTAATCCAAACGTGCGCTCCATGTTACGTTTCATATTTTCAGGGAATACCATTAAGTTTTTCACAATGTTTCCGAAACGATTTAACATATAGTTCAGTGCAATTGTTGCATCTGGAATAATGACACGTTCTGCGGATGAATGTGAGATATCACGTTCATGCCATAAAGAAACGTTTTCGTAAGCTGTTAGCATAAATCCACGGATTAAACGAGCCATACCAGTCATGTTTTCAGAACCGATTGGATTACGTTTATGTGGCATTGCGGAAGAACCTTTTTGACCTTTACCAAATGCTTCCTCTACTTCACGCGTTTCGGATTTTTGAAGACCGCGAATTTCCGTTGCAAATTTCTCAATAGATGTAGCAATTAACGCTAATGTTGAGAAGTACTGTGCATGACGATCACGTTGTAAAGTCTGAGTGGAAATTGGCGCTGCTTGTAATCCTAATTTTTCACAAACATATTGCTCAACGAATGGATCGATGTTTGCATACGTACCTACAGCACCAGAAATTTTACCTGTTTCAATTACTTTAGCAGCATAGTCGAAGCGCTCTAAGTTTCGTCTCATTTCTTCAAGCCAAAGCGCAAGTTTTAAACCAAATGTTGTTGGTTCGGCATGGACACCATGAGTACGGCCCATCATCACTGTGTATTTATGCTCTTTTGCTTTTTCCGTTAAAATATCGATGAAGTTCACGATATCTTTACGTAAAATCGTGTTTGCTTGTTTGATTAAATAAGATAGCGCAGTGTCTACTACGTCAGTTGATGTTAAACCGTAATGAACCCATTTACGTTCCTCACCTAATGTTTCCGAAACAGCACGAGTAAATGCTACAACATCGTGGCGAGTCTCTTGCTCAATTTCATAAATACGGTTAATATCAAATGATGCATTTTGGCGAAGTAATGCTACGTCTTCTTTTGGAATATCACCAAGTTCAGCCCAAGCTTCACAAGCTAAAATTTCAACCTCTAACCAAGCTTTAAATTTGTTTTCTTCTGTCCAAATTGCACCCATTTCAGGACGTGTATAACGTTCGATCATATTTCTTTTACTCCTTTTATTCCGACCAAATGCCGGATTTTTCAATTTGTTCTAATGTTTCTTTAACATTATCAGTCATTATTGTAACATGTCCCATCTTACGATTGACCTTAGCTTCAGCTTTTCCATATAAATGCACTGACCATTCAGGATATTTTGAGATTGAATTACTTAAAGGCACTACATGTTGACCTAGAACGTTGACCATAATTGAAGGCTTCATCAGTTTTGGTTTTCGTAATGGCCATCCACAGACCGCGCGTATATGCTGACCAAATTGAGAGATATTACATCCTTCAATTGAATAATGCCCTGAGTTATGAGGTCTTGGCGCAAGTTCATTTATAACAATTTGGCCATCTTCAAGGACAAACATTTCAACTGCTAACGTTCCAATCAATTGTAAGTGATCTGCAATTTTAATAGCTGCATCTTCTGCTTTTTTCAATGTTTCCACTGAAATACGTGCTGGCACAATTGTTTCATGTAAAATGTGATGTACATGAATGTTTTCACCTACTGGAAGACAATATGTTTCGCCATTTCCGTTTCGTTGAACGATACAGGAAATTTCCATTTTAAATGGAACAAAGCCTTCAACTACACATTGTGAATGCTCAACTAAGCTTTTTGCTAATGGTATATCTTCATAAGATTCTAGGAGCTGTTGCCCTTTACCATCATACCCACCACGTGCAGTTTTAACGATACATGGGTACCCAATTTTATCTATCTGTTCAGTTAAATCCTCATATGTATTTACCACAACGTAAGGAGCTACTGGACAACCCGCTTTTACAATGGCATCCTTCTCAGTCACTCGATTTTGAGTTATTCGTACTAGCTCCGCTCCTTGAGGCACATAAGCAATTTTTGTTAATCGTTTTAACCCTTCATAATCTATATTTTCAAACTCATACGTAATCACATCACTAACATCAGCTAACTCTTCTAATGCTGCTTCATCGTTATATTGCCCTACGATGCGCACATCAGCAACCTGTCCGCATGGCGAATCCATTGTTGGCTCTAATACAGCTATTTTAAAACCAGCTTCTTTTGCTGCTAGTGCCATCATTCTTCCTAATTGCCCACCACCAATTATTCCAATCGTTTGCCCAGGATATATCATTTTTGTCACAGTAGGTCACCTGTACTTTCTAATACTTTTTCCTTTAAGGCTTCACGACGAGCCTCTAGCTTATTTGCTATTCCTAGATCTGAAATGGATAGAATTTGAGCCGCTAATAAACCTGCATTAGTAGCACCAGCTTTCCCAATCGCAACCGTTGCAACTGGCACACCTCCTGGCATTTGAACGATTGATAATAAAGAATCTAAGCCGTTTAATGCTTTAGATTGAACAGGTACGCCAATAACCGGTAAAGTAGTTTTCGCTGCAACCATACCAGGTAAATGTGCGGCACCACCTGCACCCGCTATAATGACTTGAATCCCTCTCTCTCTTGCATTTTCTGCATACTCAAACATTAAATCAGGAGTACGGTGTGCAGAAACTACCTTTTTCTCATATGGAATCTGTAATTCTTCTAAAATATCACAAGCGTGTTTCATTGTTTCCCAGTCACTTGCGCTTCCCATAATGACACCAATTTTTGGATTCATGATTTCGCTCCCTTATGTAAACTTATAAATAAAAAGTCCCCAAATAATCTACCATCTACACGAGAGAAAGCAGATCACTTGAGGACATGGTAGGTCACAAAAAAGTTTGTGGAGTTAAAATTCCATACTTTTTTATAAACCTGTCTTAAAGTTCGCTTTCCCGCATAGTCCGATATTTACGGTATCGGGTAGAGACACTAGAGCCATATTCTCTAGCATATATGTGGGATTTCATTAAATTGATTTAACCGACCAACTTAACAATTTATATATTATCATTGTTTTGCTTTATCATTTTAACAAGGGTTAAACAGAAAATCAATGACAAAATGCGAACGATTAATTTTCAGAAAATAGGATTGTTCGGTTTTTAGTAACAAAATCTAATTTTCTTCTTTTAATATTCCTTTAAATTGAATTTTTTGACGTAAATATGTAGGCTCACCATTCACCATATGAAAAACGGGTTCTTCTCTTCTTCCCATAGGTATATACCCTGCTGTTTTCATACGTTCTAAACATTGTTCAATTGTCTCATTTTCCTCTACTTCAAACCAAATTTGTTTTTTCACAAAAGATGTCATCCTTCCACCATTTCAACCTATCTCTACTACTATAACATGTACAAGAATTATGATTTAATAAAACAAAATAGCATTAACATTTTATGTTATATCGAAACCGAACAAAGAATATTATTTACTAAACCATTAATATATTTCACCTTTAACAAAATTCACATGAAAGGAAGTGATTTTAATTAGATATTCGGCGAAATTAATAGGCTTCCTATCAGGAATTGTTAGCATTCTATTATGGATACAATTAGTTTTTAATAATCCTTATGCCGCGCCTTCATCTGGTGCCATTGCAACAACTTTCTTCATGTTGTGTTTACCTGCATGTTTAGCAACCATCTCAGCCATTAAAACAAACCATAAGTTAATGCTAGTTGCATTTATCTGGTCATTCCCAGTTAGTCTCTATGTATATTTTACCCCCGGAATTTTCTCTTGGTTTGGAATAACAAGTATCGCCTACTTATTTAGCTTCGTATTAATTTTAGTGTCTCAAAAAATTAGTATTATAGTGGAACAGCATAAACAGTGAAAAATTTTCCAGTTTAGTACTTCAATATTACAGACAAGCTTTATTTATCTTCATTTTCATGGGAATGACAAAGTCCGTTTCTCATTTTTCGTAAAACTTTTTAGAGATTGGAAAAATTCTCTATTTTGTCATTGGAATATTTTTACTGTGCATATTAAAATTCAATTGAATAAACAAAAAAACTTTGGAGGGAATAATCATGAGATTAGAAAACAAAGTAGCAATTGTCACAGGAGCAGCGTCAGGTATGGGGAAAGCAATCGCAGAAGCGTATGCAAAGGAGGGCGCTAAAGTGGTTGTTTCTGACTACAATTTTGAAGGGGCACAAGCTGTAGCTGATGCTATCAAAGCAGCCGGTGGAGAAGCAATTGCTAACCGTGCTAACGTTGCAGAATTGACTGATTTAGAAAACCTATTTTCTGAAACAAAGGCCGCATTTGGTAAATTAGATATTTTAGTAAACAACGCTGGTATTATGGACGGTATGGAACCTGTTGGGGAAACTTCTGATGAAAGATGGGATCGTGTTTTTGCAGTTAATACCACTGGTGTCATGCGTGCAATGCGAATTGCAGTAAATCTTTTCCTAGAGCAAGGCCATGGCGTCATTGTAAATAATATTTCTGTTGGTGGTTTACGTGGGGCTCGTGCTGGCGCTGCTTATACTGCCTCTAAACATGCTGTAACTGGTTTAACGAAAAATACTGCTTATATGTACGCTAGCTCAGGTATCCGTTGTAACGGAATTGCACCAGGTGGGGTAGAAACGAATATTGGTACATCCATGACAAACATCTCTCAATTTGGTATGGAGCGTCAACAAACCGGTATGGCTACAATGCCTCGCAGTGGACAACCTGAAGAAATAGCTCAGCTTGCACTATTCTTAGGTTCTGACGAATCCAGTTTCATTAATGGACAAATAATTGCTGCAGATGCAGGTTGGACAGCTTTCTAAAATTTATAACTTCTTGCGCCGATACGATTAATTATCTTTTCTGAATAGTTGGGGGCTATTGACATAATCACAACCAACTTAGTATTCTTTTTGTCAAATTTATCTCTCACAGATATGCCCCCATTACCATCGGCGTTAATTTGTTTGTAACTATAAAAAATCGGACCGTGAAATTAGTTCATCAGTAGGAATATGAATAAGTATTTCTTGATTAATAGGTCCATTCTTTTGTAGAAAAGATTTTACAATGGAGTATCCTATACAATAGCCAATCCACCTAGGAAAACTTGAAGTACCATCTCCATATAAAAACGGTTGGTGCTTTATTACTCCCTTATTATTTAGATATGGGACAAAACTTTCGAACCAAATTTTCTTCATTTCATCCAATGAGTATCGATTGATCCAAGGTGAACACCACTTTGATCCATATAATTCCTCAACTGCGCATTCCGCCATCCCTTCAATAATTAAAGAATCCTTTAGTGGTATATCTCCAGGAGCCTTATTTAAATATTCAAGTCTACAGCAGTGATGATATTCATGTGCAACCATTGCTTTTAACTCTGTGTCCTCCAATTCTAGAGATATAAAAAGAAAGATAATTTCTCTAAAAGACAGTCCATTTTTATTTGCAATAATACCATCAATATTCGGACGATGTTTTGTTAATGGAAAGATAAAGATTGGCGTCTCTATCCCATTCCATAAATTTTTAAGTTTCTCATATTCCTTTTGAACGATTCTCCAAACCTCTCTATCTTCTAGTCTTTTTAACGTAATATCTAAGTCTACTATCTCTTCTGGTGTAAATAACCCATTATTTATTAAAATAAAATGCAGCTCTTCCGGTGGTACATCAGGAATATAATGTTTCAAGTAACGAAATAACAATTTTTCTTGATTAGATTTAGGCGATGATTCTACTAACAATCGAGACATTTCAACTAATTGCTCAAGTATCACTTTTGTATTTTCAATTGCCAAATCCTACTCCTCCTTTTTTCTATTTTATGTTTTAGACTATTAACTCGTGTGTTCAGCTTACTACGGCATAAATTAATAAAAGTCTAAGTATGAAAGGAGGAAAGAATATGCATATACGTCAAGCATATGAACTATGTTGTAAATATCATGGCAAAATTGTATGTATTACTGATAAAACTGGGAGAAAACATGTTGGAAGAATAACAAAGGTGGATCGTGATATGGTGTGGATTCTACCGATGAAAGAACGTGGCGGTTATGGACTAGGTTTCTGGGGCTTTGGTGGAGGGTATGGATATGGTCCCTTTGGATACGGTGGGGGCGGCTTTGGCTATGGAATTGCATTAGGAGCCATACTAGGTATTACTCTTGTTTCAGCATTTGGTTGGTAGACTTTTAATTTAACTGACATTCCAATTGAGAAAGTATCTATATTTAATAGCAGAACTAAGAATTAGTTATGTTATGTTTATAACGAAATTTACTGTTTACCTAATATGTACGTTGCCTTCAGATATATTGCCTCTTAATTTTTGTACTAAGAATTAGGTGAAGAAAAGCAATTTGCTTTCTTCACCTGTATTGTCTTTTGTATCTTCAAATTTTACTCTGGAATATATGGTAATTCTAAGCTTTTAGGAATATTAATTACATGAGTTTCTGTGTATGATTTTATTCCTTCTACACCGTATTCCCGTCCAACACCTGACTGCTTCACTCCACCGAATGGGAAACGAACATCTAAGCCTTGTACGGCTGCTGTATTGATCATCGTTGTCCCCGCTTCAATACGACGGGCAACTTTAATCGCATGTTCTTCTTCTCCCCAAACAGAACTTGTTAAGCCATAAATACTTTCATTATGCAATGCAATCACTTGTTCTTCATCATCAAACGGTAAAATTGGCACTGTTGGACCAAATTGTTCTTCTACCACAATGTCCGCATGATAGTCTGCCTCTAATACAAGTGTAGGCTGAAGGAAATATCCCTCTTCCATTAGTTCAGGATTTAGAATCTGACCTAGTGGAATAACTTTTGCTCCATCTCTCTCCGCCTTTTCAACAAGGCTTCGAACATATTGAACCTGATTTTTATTATTTACAGGACCTACCGTTACATCAGGATTAAACGGATCTCCTAAACGAATCCATTTATTTGCTGCTTCAACATATTTTTCAACAAATTTTTCATAAATGGAACGATGCACGTAAACACGTTTGGCTATCATACAAATTTGACCGGCTGTTAAGAAGTTTGAAATGACCATCCGACGTAATGCTCGCTCATCATTTACATCAAAACTATCAAGTACAATGGCGGCATCATTACCACCAAGCTCAAGTGTCATTTTCTTAATCGTTTCTGATGCAGCTTTCATAATACTTTTTGCTGTTTTTGTTCCACCTGTAAATGCAATTTTCGCTACTTTTTCATTTGATGTTAACTCAACACCAACATCCGCCTCACCATGAACAAGATTCAATACACCCGGAGGAAATTCATCAGCAATAATCTCACAAACACGACTTACTGCCAGTGGAGCAAGCGGACTCGGTTTTAAAACCATCGTATTCCCCGTTAATAATGCTGGAGCAATTTTAATTGTTGATAAAGAAATCGGATAGTTCCATGGTGTAATGGCTGAAACAACACCTATTGGGTCAAAAGTTATTATTGTTCGCCCATTTTCATGCTCTTTAATTTCAGGTGTTACAGCTTCTTTCACATGCTCACATGCAAATTCCATCCACATGAGTGAGATCGCGATTTCCCCTTTTGAATCATAAAGTGCTTTACCGTGTTCTCGTGATAATAACTCCGCAATTTCATCCGTAGAGTCTTTGATTTTTTGTATAGCTCTCTTCATTCTAGCAATACGAT
Above is a genomic segment from Lysinibacillus sp. PLM2 containing:
- the purQ gene encoding phosphoribosylformylglycinamidine synthase subunit PurQ encodes the protein MKFAVLVFPGSNCDIDMYHAIKDELGEEVEYVWHDATDLSDFDGILVPGGFSYGDYLRCGAMANQSNVMAEVKKCAEAGKPVLGVCNGFQILTEAGLLPGALLRNKNLKFMCRTVQLKVENNNTIFTSQYEDGQIINIPIAHGEGNYFCDEETLAKLKANNQIVFTYSGENPNGSLEDIAGIINERGNVLGMMPHPERAVSDLLGSADGLNLFKSIVKQWRESHVS
- the purS gene encoding phosphoribosylformylglycinamidine synthase subunit PurS, yielding MTKVKIYVTLRESVLDPQGSAVQGSLVKMGYNEVSDVRIGKYLEVQIDDTDRDIDGLVKEMCEKLLTNTVIEDYRYEIEEAN
- the purC gene encoding phosphoribosylaminoimidazole-succinocarboxamide synthase, with translation MNKGQLLYEGKAKRLYTTEQEDILYVEYKDSATAFNGEKKAEIEGKGILNNQITTLIFEKLKEHGIESHFVERISDNEQLVRKVDIIPIEVVVRNIAAGSLAKRLGLEEGQPLKRTIVEFYYKDDTLGDPFINNEHIDILGIATKEETAALYELGLKVNEVLKPIFEEVDVILVDFKLEFGRDKDGNVLLADEISPDTCRLWDAKTKQKLDKDVFRRDLGNLTDVYKIILARLGGK
- the purB gene encoding adenylosuccinate lyase codes for the protein MIERYTRPEMGAIWTEENKFKAWLEVEILACEAWAELGDIPKEDVALLRQNASFDINRIYEIEQETRHDVVAFTRAVSETLGEERKWVHYGLTSTDVVDTALSYLIKQANTILRKDIVNFIDILTEKAKEHKYTVMMGRTHGVHAEPTTFGLKLALWLEEMRRNLERFDYAAKVIETGKISGAVGTYANIDPFVEQYVCEKLGLQAAPISTQTLQRDRHAQYFSTLALIATSIEKFATEIRGLQKSETREVEEAFGKGQKGSSAMPHKRNPIGSENMTGMARLIRGFMLTAYENVSLWHERDISHSSAERVIIPDATIALNYMLNRFGNIVKNLMVFPENMKRNMERTFGLIYSQRILLALIDKGLVREEAYDTVQPLTARAWDEQIQFRTLVEANEKITSLLSPEEIEDCFDYNYHIKNVDMIFERLGLN
- the purK gene encoding N5-carboxyaminoimidazole ribonucleotide synthase — protein: MTKMIYPGQTIGIIGGGQLGRMMALAAKEAGFKIAVLEPTMDSPCGQVADVRIVGQYNDEAALEELADVSDVITYEFENIDYEGLKRLTKIAYVPQGAELVRITQNRVTEKDAIVKAGCPVAPYVVVNTYEDLTEQIDKIGYPCIVKTARGGYDGKGQQLLESYEDIPLAKSLVEHSQCVVEGFVPFKMEISCIVQRNGNGETYCLPVGENIHVHHILHETIVPARISVETLKKAEDAAIKIADHLQLIGTLAVEMFVLEDGQIVINELAPRPHNSGHYSIEGCNISQFGQHIRAVCGWPLRKPKLMKPSIMVNVLGQHVVPLSNSISKYPEWSVHLYGKAEAKVNRKMGHVTIMTDNVKETLEQIEKSGIWSE
- the purE gene encoding N5-carboxyaminoimidazole ribonucleotide mutase, with protein sequence MNPKIGVIMGSASDWETMKHACDILEELQIPYEKKVVSAHRTPDLMFEYAENARERGIQVIIAGAGGAAHLPGMVAAKTTLPVIGVPVQSKALNGLDSLLSIVQMPGGVPVATVAIGKAGATNAGLLAAQILSISDLGIANKLEARREALKEKVLESTGDLL
- a CDS encoding 3-ketoacyl-ACP reductase; amino-acid sequence: MRLENKVAIVTGAASGMGKAIAEAYAKEGAKVVVSDYNFEGAQAVADAIKAAGGEAIANRANVAELTDLENLFSETKAAFGKLDILVNNAGIMDGMEPVGETSDERWDRVFAVNTTGVMRAMRIAVNLFLEQGHGVIVNNISVGGLRGARAGAAYTASKHAVTGLTKNTAYMYASSGIRCNGIAPGGVETNIGTSMTNISQFGMERQQTGMATMPRSGQPEEIAQLALFLGSDESSFINGQIIAADAGWTAF
- a CDS encoding aldehyde dehydrogenase, which gives rise to MVREPIKVSSIIDGNKIVTERTLPRENPTHPDEIVGYAPINTREETIQAIDAAFNAFKEWAWSDVDDRIARMKRAIQKIKDSTDEIAELLSREHGKALYDSKGEIAISLMWMEFACEHVKEAVTPEIKEHENGRTIITFDPIGVVSAITPWNYPISLSTIKIAPALLTGNTMVLKPSPLAPLAVSRVCEIIADEFPPGVLNLVHGEADVGVELTSNEKVAKIAFTGGTKTAKSIMKAASETIKKMTLELGGNDAAIVLDSFDVNDERALRRMVISNFLTAGQICMIAKRVYVHRSIYEKFVEKYVEAANKWIRLGDPFNPDVTVGPVNNKNQVQYVRSLVEKAERDGAKVIPLGQILNPELMEEGYFLQPTLVLEADYHADIVVEEQFGPTVPILPFDDEEQVIALHNESIYGLTSSVWGEEEHAIKVARRIEAGTTMINTAAVQGLDVRFPFGGVKQSGVGREYGVEGIKSYTETHVINIPKSLELPYIPE